TAGAAGCTTCTGAAATAGAATTTTGGCAGGGACGAAGAAGCCGCCTACATGATCGGATCTTATTCCGAAAAGTAGGCGTTACCTGGACAAAAACCAGACTACAACCTTAGTTCAGTCCGAGTAAATGCCCCATTCTCATTTTTTTAGTGAATAGATAATGGTGGTTATTTCCTGTAGGTTTGATCTCTATCGGGATACGATCCGTAACTTCCAGACCATAACCTTCTAACCCGACGATCTTACGTGGATTATTGGTAAGAAGTTTCATCTTACCCACACCTATATCTTTCAAGATCTGAGCGCCAACTCCGTATTCTCTCAAGTCGGGAGCAAATCCCAATTTCTCGTTAGCTTCTACAGTGTCCAAACCTTGGTCCTGCATATTATAAGCCTTGAGTTTATTGATAAGACCGATTCCCCTACCTTCTTGTCTCATGTAGAGAAGAATACCCTTCCCTTCCTGAGCGATCATAGAAAGAGCGGAATGAAGTTGAGGTCCACAATCGCAGCGCCCGCTTCCGAAAATATCCCCGGTAAAACACTCCGAATGTACGCGGACCATTACAGGTTCGTTCTTATCAATTTTACCTTTTACTAATGCAACATGCACCTTATCATCAATGATGGTAGAATAAGCTCTGACGGAAAAATCCCCGTATTCGGTAGGAAGACTAGTCTCCACTTCTAGATGGATTAGATTTTCTTTTTTCCTTCTGTAACGAATTAGGTCTTCGATTGTATAAATATTCAGTCCGTGTTTTTCTGCGAATTTTTCCAGATCAGGAAGACGAGACATTGTTCCATCATCGTTCATGATCTCGCAGATCACAGCAGCAGGATAAAGCCCCGCCAATTTTGAAAGATCTACAGAGGCCTCTGTATGTCCTGCTCTTCTGAGAACTCCGCCTGAAACCGCTTGTAGAGGGAATAAATGACCAGGTTTCATCAGGTCGCCCGGGGTAGTTTTAGGATCGATCAGAACTTGTATGGTAGTAGCTCTATCCTGGGCGGAAATCCCAGTAGTAGTTCCGTGTTTTGCGTCTACGGAAACAGTAAATGCTGTCCCGTGTTTGTCTCCCAAACTCAGGTCGTCCACCATTCTGTTCAGACCGAGCTGTCTGAGCCTGTCTCCCTCCATAGGAAAACAAATCAGCCCCCTTCCGTAGGTGGCCATAAAATTCACCTTTTCTTTGTCGGTGAATTGGGCGGCACAAACCAGATCTCCCTCGTTTTCCCTGTCTTCGGAATCCACGAGAATGATCATCTTCCCCGCTTTTATATCTTCGATTGCCTGTTCAATGGAGCCGATCATGATTCCACCTCATTTCTTGGACTGTTTTTTTTCCATGATAAATCCGAGCCAACTCGGAAAAGTGAGACTGATAGTTGGTAATTCGAACCAAGAATACGGTTTCGGGAATAGACCCCTAAGCGTGTTTACCTAGCTGTTCCAAGTATCTAGCAATTAGGTCCACTTCTAAGTTCACCTTGGCTCCTACTTTCCATGCCTCGGAAGCATTAGTGACAATAAGAGTTTCCGGGATCAGAACCAATTCGAATTCTCCCGGTCTTGAATCCACGATGGTAAGAGAGATCCCGTCCACAGTCACGCTACCTCTGACCGCAAAATATTTGGTGAAAGAAGGATCATGGGAAATTACGAACCTTCTCACCTTCCCGGAATCTTTTTCTTCTGAAAGGAGAATAGTTCCTGTTAGATCCACATGGCCAGTCACAAAATGACCGCCCATTCTAGTATGGGGAAGGACAGATCTCTCTAAATTAATTTTGGTTCCTACTTGGAAACTACCAAAATTAGTAAGCTCTAGAGTTTTGTAAGAAGAATAAAATTCGAATTTGTTCCCATTCTCTAAGAAGGAAGTAACAGTATGGCAGGCACCGTTAACGGAAATTGAGTCCCCGCTTTTTAGATCGGGATCTTTCCATGTGGTGGATACTTTAAAAATTTTACCGTCACCTGTGTCTTGGACAGATTCAATTTTTCCGGTACATTCTATAAGTCCTGTGAACATCTTCCCACCTCCCAAAGATCGGAACCTAGTTCGGTCTGCCATTCCATGGAAAATTTTCCCTTCCATTCAGGCAAGATTCCTTTTGGAAAAGAAACAGTATTAGATCTGATTTGTAAGATCGCATCATCTTCGGTAAGAATGGGAGAAAATAGTTTGTATAGAAAATTTCCGCCTTCCACGAGCGCAGTGTTGATTTCCCAAGAATGTAAAACTTCTAAAATTCTGGAGACATCCGAGAAACTGATCTTCTCCAATGGAAATTTGGAAAGGTTCTCTAATCGTTTTAGTAAACTTGGATCGTAAGATTTTTTCTCATCCAAGAAGAATGCGGCATACTTCTTTTCGATCCTATCATTGATCCGATTTTGTTTTTCTAAAAATTTCTCGCTGATAGAATTTTGGTCCGGTAAAAAGAAAACTCTTAGAGGTTGATAATCCTTCTCTTTTTCTTTATGGATCTCAAACACTTTCGGATCAGAAGAATATTCTAAAACCGCTGAGACAAGTCCAGAAAATCCTTTGTAGGAATTCCTACCTAGATTGAAATTCTCAATATTACGTAAAATATTCGGCGCGATACTCGGCAAAGAAGAAGGGATTCTAAAATCCAAACCTGGGTCGTCGACTCGGACAGTATTGGGTCCTACCAGTATCGCATCCACCTTGGCTCGGACGAGAGAGAGAAATACATCCGATTCGTTTGAGGATATTTTCTCCCTAAGACCTTCTCCTGAACTGAAATAACCTTCTTTGCTGAGAGAAGTTTTGAGTAAAACTGCAGGCCTTCTTCTTTTTATCCTGGACTTGAACCCGAACAAAAACTCTGAAGAAATTTCGGCTAATCTAGGATTCTCTACAACCTGGATGCCGATCTCTGATAGTTTGTTCAAACCGGAAGAAGTAGAAACCAAAGGATTCGGATCCTTCCATCCGTATTCCAGACGAATAGGTTTTTCTTCTAAGAATAGATCGATACAAGGAGGGGTTTTGCCGTAATGAGAGCAAGGCTCTAAGGTTACGTATACATTATGATTGGGGAGTTTTCCGTTTGGGAATTTTTCTCGAAGCAAACGATAGGCTTCTCTTTCTGCGTGGTTCTGTCCGGTTTTTTGTGTAGAAGCGGAAGCCAGGATCTCTCCTGTGTTGGCATCTTCTAAAACGCAAGCCACCGGAGGATTCGGACTAGAATATCCGGTGGAGACAAAGGAATAGCGGATCAGTTCCTCCCGAATTTTTTCCGGGAGGGAATGGCTCAAGAGCGTTTCCACCTCTTACTCAAGCCATCGTAGATATCCACGAGAGGTGCAGCAATAAATACTGAGGAGAATGTTCCGAGGATGATCCCGAAGGTAAGAACATAAGCGAAGTCATATAACTCCACGGCCCCACCTATGATAATCGCAACCACGGAGATCAAAGTCGCCACGGAAGTATTGAACGTTCTGGAAAGTGTTTGGTTGATCGAAATATTGATTATTTGGGAAAAAGCATCTCTCAAGTTCCCTGCATTTTCACGGATCCTATCGAATACCACGATCGTATCGTTGATTGAATATCCTAATAAGGTCAGAAGGGCCGCAATAATAGGAACGCTCGGTTTGATCTGGAAAAATCCGATAAACGCGATCGTGATCACTAAGTCATGGATCAAAGCTAAGATTGCTCCCAATGCAAACTTGAATTGGAAACGGAAGCTTAAGTAAAGCATAATGAAGAAAAGAGTTAAACTCAAAAGAGAGATCCCTGTGGAAGTCAACTCGGCCCCTACTACGGAACCTACTTGGTTCGCGGAGAGGATTTTCTTTTTTTCTAATTTGAAGTCTTCTTGTAAAAGTCCTATTAATGCATCGATCGCAGAAGCTTGTTTTGCTTCTATACTATCTTTACCTTTTCTTTCTACATAAAGTTGTTTGATCTGGTCTACAGAGCCTAGGCCTATATCGATTTGGTAATCGTTTTTATCCTTATCCATAAGGACCAAAACAGCTTCTAAGTTTTTAGAGGAGAAATACTCCTCCAAGGTTTTACGTTCCACATTCTCAGGGAATTCGACTACGGCTCTTAAACCTCCGTCAAAATCCAAAGAAGTAGCAAATCCTCCGTATTTTCCGAAGGTTACTCCGAACCCGATCACTATCAGGATCGTAGAGAAAGTAATGGATATGTATTTATATTTTATAAAATCAAACATTTTTGGACTCCAGTTTTTTGAATCCGATACGGAGTTTACGAACTCCAAATTTGTTTACCAATAGATCCATGATCATTCTACTTAAGAACAAGGAGGTAAACAGGGAAGTTACGATACCCCAACAAAGAGTGATCGCGAATCCTTTGATCGGTCCGTTTCCTAATTTGATCATCAAGATCCCTGAGATCAAAGTGGTTACGTTACTGTCCATAATCGTCCAGAAAGCGTTCTCAAAACCTTGGGCAACTGCTGCGGAAACATGTTTTCCTGCCGCAAGCTCTTCTTTGATCCTTTCGTAGATAATTACGTTAGCGTCCACCGCCATACCCACTGTGAGGATAATCCCCGCAAAACCAGGTAAGGTCAAAGTGAATCCCATCAAGGATAGAAGCGCCATAAGCACGATCACATTTACGAGAAGTGCGATATCCGCAACCAAGCCGGACAATCTATAGATGATCAACATGAATACGATCACGAGTGCAAATCCTAAAAGGACCGCCTTTAATCCTACTTCGATGGATTCGATCCCTAAAGTAGGACCGATAAATCTCATTTCTAAAACGTTCAATGGAATAGGAAGTGCACCCTCACTGATCACGTTTGCGAGGTCTGTAGCTTCTTTTTGCCCGAACTCTCCGTCAATCTGAGCGTTACCACCTGCGATAGGACTACGAATGACTGGATCGGAGATGACTTTGTCTCCCCAAACGATTGCAAGCTGTCTTCCTACGTTTTTGGAAGTGATATCGAAAAATTTCTCAGCACCTTGAGAAGTTAAGGAGAAGGAAACGTAAT
Above is a genomic segment from Leptospira johnsonii containing:
- a CDS encoding riboflavin synthase — translated: MFTGLIECTGKIESVQDTGDGKIFKVSTTWKDPDLKSGDSISVNGACHTVTSFLENGNKFEFYSSYKTLELTNFGSFQVGTKINLERSVLPHTRMGGHFVTGHVDLTGTILLSEEKDSGKVRRFVISHDPSFTKYFAVRGSVTVDGISLTIVDSRPGEFELVLIPETLIVTNASEAWKVGAKVNLEVDLIARYLEQLGKHA
- a CDS encoding bifunctional diaminohydroxyphosphoribosylaminopyrimidine deaminase/5-amino-6-(5-phosphoribosylamino)uracil reductase, giving the protein MSHSLPEKIREELIRYSFVSTGYSSPNPPVACVLEDANTGEILASASTQKTGQNHAEREAYRLLREKFPNGKLPNHNVYVTLEPCSHYGKTPPCIDLFLEEKPIRLEYGWKDPNPLVSTSSGLNKLSEIGIQVVENPRLAEISSEFLFGFKSRIKRRRPAVLLKTSLSKEGYFSSGEGLREKISSNESDVFLSLVRAKVDAILVGPNTVRVDDPGLDFRIPSSLPSIAPNILRNIENFNLGRNSYKGFSGLVSAVLEYSSDPKVFEIHKEKEKDYQPLRVFFLPDQNSISEKFLEKQNRINDRIEKKYAAFFLDEKKSYDPSLLKRLENLSKFPLEKISFSDVSRILEVLHSWEINTALVEGGNFLYKLFSPILTEDDAILQIRSNTVSFPKGILPEWKGKFSMEWQTELGSDLWEVGRCSQDL
- a CDS encoding bifunctional 3,4-dihydroxy-2-butanone-4-phosphate synthase/GTP cyclohydrolase II; its protein translation is MIGSIEQAIEDIKAGKMIILVDSEDRENEGDLVCAAQFTDKEKVNFMATYGRGLICFPMEGDRLRQLGLNRMVDDLSLGDKHGTAFTVSVDAKHGTTTGISAQDRATTIQVLIDPKTTPGDLMKPGHLFPLQAVSGGVLRRAGHTEASVDLSKLAGLYPAAVICEIMNDDGTMSRLPDLEKFAEKHGLNIYTIEDLIRYRRKKENLIHLEVETSLPTEYGDFSVRAYSTIIDDKVHVALVKGKIDKNEPVMVRVHSECFTGDIFGSGRCDCGPQLHSALSMIAQEGKGILLYMRQEGRGIGLINKLKAYNMQDQGLDTVEANEKLGFAPDLREYGVGAQILKDIGVGKMKLLTNNPRKIVGLEGYGLEVTDRIPIEIKPTGNNHHYLFTKKMRMGHLLGLN
- the secF gene encoding protein translocase subunit SecF encodes the protein MFDFIKYKYISITFSTILIVIGFGVTFGKYGGFATSLDFDGGLRAVVEFPENVERKTLEEYFSSKNLEAVLVLMDKDKNDYQIDIGLGSVDQIKQLYVERKGKDSIEAKQASAIDALIGLLQEDFKLEKKKILSANQVGSVVGAELTSTGISLLSLTLFFIMLYLSFRFQFKFALGAILALIHDLVITIAFIGFFQIKPSVPIIAALLTLLGYSINDTIVVFDRIRENAGNLRDAFSQIINISINQTLSRTFNTSVATLISVVAIIIGGAVELYDFAYVLTFGIILGTFSSVFIAAPLVDIYDGLSKRWKRS